One region of Glycine max cultivar Williams 82 chromosome 9, Glycine_max_v4.0, whole genome shotgun sequence genomic DNA includes:
- the LOC100775393 gene encoding protein NUCLEAR FUSION DEFECTIVE 4 isoform X1 has product MRCREIGMAGQSRKWMILVASIWIQAFTGTNFDFSEYSSSLKSHLNISQLQLNYLATASDMGKVFGWSSGLALIHLPLSLVLLIASSMGFIGYGLQWLAIKNLITLPYSLYFLLCLLSGCSICWFNTVCFVLCIRNFPVNRPLALSLTVSFNGVSAALYTLAANSIDPSSDALYLLLNALVPLLTSLVALVPILLQPPLDSLNRSPEASRRNSVIFLVLNFLAIFTGIYLLLFGSTTCDESTSRLYFGGAILLLISPLCIPGTIYARDWFHHAIHSSFRMEGSGFILVHVDDLELHKELLTCQNSALSLSNGDSHGLLSENGSIYVISQSAKSSDLCCDKMFGQDQLAMLGEEHTAAVVVRRLDFWLYYVTYFCGGTIGLVYSNNLGQIAQSLGLSSSISTLVTLYSAFSFFGRLLSAVPDYIRNKFYFARTGWLAIALVPTPVAFILLAVSDSAAALKTGTALIGLSSGFIFAAAVAVTSELFGPNSVSVNHNILITNIPIGSLLYGFLAALIYDENAYNVPGELMADTLVCMGRKCYFWTFVWWGGMSVLGLTSSVLLFLRTKHAYDRFERHRISAQSVVS; this is encoded by the exons ATGCGATGTAGAGAGATAGGCATGGCGGGGCAATCGCGGAAGTGGATGATCCTGGTGGCCAGCATATGGATTCAGGCATTCACCGGCACCAACTTCGACTTCTCCGAGTACTCCTCTTCCTTGAAATCCCATCTCAACATCTCTCAGCTGCAACTCAACTACCTCGCCACCGCCAGCGACATGGGCAAGGTCTTCGGTTGGTCCTCTGGCCTCGCTCTCATCCACTTACCGCTCTCCCTCGTCTTGCTCATCGCCTCCTCCATGGGCTTCATCGGCTACGGCCTCCAGTGGCTCGCCATCAAAAATCTCATCACCTTGCCTTATTCTCTC TACTTTCTTCTGTGTCTGTTGAGTGGTTGTAGCATCTGTTGGTTCAACACAGTATGTTTTGTTCTCTGCATTAGGAATTTCCCGGTTAACAGACCCCTTGCATTATCACTCACTGTGAGCTTCAATGGTGTGAGTGCAGCACTCTACACACTTGCTGCCAATTCAATAGACCCTTCATCTGATGCACTGTATCTGCTCCTGAATGCCCTTGTTCCTCTTCTCACTTCCCTTGTAGCACTAGTCCCAATTCTTCTCCAACCCCCTTTAGACTCTCTCAATAGATCTCCAGAAGCTTCTCGCAGGAACTCTGTGATATTTCTAGTACTCAACTTCCTAGCCATTTTCACTGGTATTTACCTCCTCCTCTTTGGCTCAACAACTTGTGATGAATCCACGTCGAGGCTCTACTTTGGTGGTGCCATTTTGCTCCTCATTTCCCCACTATGTATCCCTGGAACTATATATGCTCGAGATTGGTTTCACCATGCCATCCATTCCAGCTTTCGGATGGAAGGTTCCGGCTTCATTCTTGTTCATGTTGATGATCTTGAGCTTCATAAGGAACTCCTCACATGTCAAAACAGCGCTCTAAGTCTCAGTAATGGGGACAGTCATGGCCTGCTGAGTGAGAATGGATCCATTTATGTAATTAGTCAGAGTGCAAAATCTAGTGATTTGTGTTGTGACAAGATGTTTGGCCAGGATCAGTTGGCAATGCTAGGTGAAGAGCACACTGCTGCAGTGGTTGTCCGGAGGTTGGATTTCTGGCTCTATTATGTTACATACTTCTGTGGAGGCACAATTGGACTTGTTTACAGCAATAATCTGGGGCAGATAGCTCAATCTTTAGGCCTCAGTTCAAGCATATCTACCCTTGTCACACTATACTCGGCATTTTCCTTCTTTGGCCGCTTGCTTTCAGCTGTACCAGACTATATTCGAAA TAAGTTCTACTTTGCAAGGACCGGATGGCTAGCCATTGCACTTGTTCCAACCCCAGTTGCGTTCATATTGCTTGCTGTATCAGACAGTGCCGCTGCGCTTAAAACAGGCACTGCATTGATTGGTTTGAGTTCTGGCTTCATATTCGCGGCTGCTGTGGCAGTTACATCGGAGCTATTTGGACCCAACAGTGTGAGTGTCAATCACAACATTCTCATAACAAATATCCCCATTGGGTCGCTTCTGTATGGTTTTCTGGCTGCGTTGATTTATGATGAGAATGCTTACAATGTCCCGGGAGAGTTAATGGCTGACACACTGGTGTGCATGGGAAGAAAGTGCTACTTCTGGACATTTGTCTGGTGGGGAGGAATGTCTGTCCTAGGACTTACTTCTAGTGTGTTGTTGTTCTTGAGAACCAAACACGCGTATGATCGCTTCGAGAGACATCGGATTTCAGCGCAATCAGTTGTGTCTTAG
- the LOC100775393 gene encoding protein NUCLEAR FUSION DEFECTIVE 4 isoform X2, which produces MDSGIHRHQLRLLRVLLFLEIPSQHLSAATQLPRHRQRHGQGLRLVLWPRSHPLTALPRLAHRLLHGLHRLRPPVARHQKSHHLALFSPLYTLAANSIDPSSDALYLLLNALVPLLTSLVALVPILLQPPLDSLNRSPEASRRNSVIFLVLNFLAIFTGIYLLLFGSTTCDESTSRLYFGGAILLLISPLCIPGTIYARDWFHHAIHSSFRMEGSGFILVHVDDLELHKELLTCQNSALSLSNGDSHGLLSENGSIYVISQSAKSSDLCCDKMFGQDQLAMLGEEHTAAVVVRRLDFWLYYVTYFCGGTIGLVYSNNLGQIAQSLGLSSSISTLVTLYSAFSFFGRLLSAVPDYIRNKFYFARTGWLAIALVPTPVAFILLAVSDSAAALKTGTALIGLSSGFIFAAAVAVTSELFGPNSVSVNHNILITNIPIGSLLYGFLAALIYDENAYNVPGELMADTLVCMGRKCYFWTFVWWGGMSVLGLTSSVLLFLRTKHAYDRFERHRISAQSVVS; this is translated from the exons ATGGATTCAGGCATTCACCGGCACCAACTTCGACTTCTCCGAGTACTCCTCTTCCTTGAAATCCCATCTCAACATCTCTCAGCTGCAACTCAACTACCTCGCCACCGCCAGCGACATGGGCAAGGTCTTCGGTTGGTCCTCTGGCCTCGCTCTCATCCACTTACCGCTCTCCCTCGTCTTGCTCATCGCCTCCTCCATGGGCTTCATCGGCTACGGCCTCCAGTGGCTCGCCATCAAAAATCTCATCACCTTGCCTTATTCTCTC CACTCTACACACTTGCTGCCAATTCAATAGACCCTTCATCTGATGCACTGTATCTGCTCCTGAATGCCCTTGTTCCTCTTCTCACTTCCCTTGTAGCACTAGTCCCAATTCTTCTCCAACCCCCTTTAGACTCTCTCAATAGATCTCCAGAAGCTTCTCGCAGGAACTCTGTGATATTTCTAGTACTCAACTTCCTAGCCATTTTCACTGGTATTTACCTCCTCCTCTTTGGCTCAACAACTTGTGATGAATCCACGTCGAGGCTCTACTTTGGTGGTGCCATTTTGCTCCTCATTTCCCCACTATGTATCCCTGGAACTATATATGCTCGAGATTGGTTTCACCATGCCATCCATTCCAGCTTTCGGATGGAAGGTTCCGGCTTCATTCTTGTTCATGTTGATGATCTTGAGCTTCATAAGGAACTCCTCACATGTCAAAACAGCGCTCTAAGTCTCAGTAATGGGGACAGTCATGGCCTGCTGAGTGAGAATGGATCCATTTATGTAATTAGTCAGAGTGCAAAATCTAGTGATTTGTGTTGTGACAAGATGTTTGGCCAGGATCAGTTGGCAATGCTAGGTGAAGAGCACACTGCTGCAGTGGTTGTCCGGAGGTTGGATTTCTGGCTCTATTATGTTACATACTTCTGTGGAGGCACAATTGGACTTGTTTACAGCAATAATCTGGGGCAGATAGCTCAATCTTTAGGCCTCAGTTCAAGCATATCTACCCTTGTCACACTATACTCGGCATTTTCCTTCTTTGGCCGCTTGCTTTCAGCTGTACCAGACTATATTCGAAA TAAGTTCTACTTTGCAAGGACCGGATGGCTAGCCATTGCACTTGTTCCAACCCCAGTTGCGTTCATATTGCTTGCTGTATCAGACAGTGCCGCTGCGCTTAAAACAGGCACTGCATTGATTGGTTTGAGTTCTGGCTTCATATTCGCGGCTGCTGTGGCAGTTACATCGGAGCTATTTGGACCCAACAGTGTGAGTGTCAATCACAACATTCTCATAACAAATATCCCCATTGGGTCGCTTCTGTATGGTTTTCTGGCTGCGTTGATTTATGATGAGAATGCTTACAATGTCCCGGGAGAGTTAATGGCTGACACACTGGTGTGCATGGGAAGAAAGTGCTACTTCTGGACATTTGTCTGGTGGGGAGGAATGTCTGTCCTAGGACTTACTTCTAGTGTGTTGTTGTTCTTGAGAACCAAACACGCGTATGATCGCTTCGAGAGACATCGGATTTCAGCGCAATCAGTTGTGTCTTAG